A single genomic interval of Chitinophaga sp. 180180018-3 harbors:
- a CDS encoding TolC family protein: protein MNKRIYQYLVYAGIVTATAACSTQKALQLPERVSVPVVSGESADTLSLASFKQVFADPHLRNLIDTALQNNFDLLSAAKRVSVAQANLMMAKNAWLPSLNLSLSAGVDKYADYTMNDVGNFDTNLSPNIGKDQRIPDPTPEYFAGLRSSWEIDLWGKLKSQRQATYARFLASTQGRRLLATQVVAGVTGLYYELLAMDNELAIIQRNIKLQEAAAATVHIQKEGGRATELAVQQFTAQLLSTQALEYGVKQEIASLENQLNAIMGKLPQPVLRSSVKDSLSLPDAVKKGIPASLLLQRPDVQRAELELTAAKADVKAARAAFLPSFTITPYAGFNAFKAGLLFQSPASIAWGAAGNLVAPIFNKKQLKAQYNISTANAYSAFYDYQQAIVNGYQEVASALNKVDNQQSTYTLKNKEVLVLQQAVSTANILFSTGYANYLEVITAQKNVLEAELALVNTRRNIYQGMVSLYRALGGITN from the coding sequence ATGAATAAACGAATATACCAGTACCTTGTTTATGCCGGTATCGTTACAGCCACGGCGGCCTGCAGCACTCAAAAAGCGCTGCAGCTGCCGGAGCGTGTGTCCGTTCCCGTTGTATCCGGCGAATCGGCCGACACCTTATCGCTGGCCAGCTTCAAACAGGTATTTGCAGATCCGCATCTCCGCAACCTGATCGATACCGCGCTACAAAACAACTTCGACCTGCTGTCGGCAGCAAAAAGGGTTTCAGTGGCTCAGGCCAACCTGATGATGGCAAAAAACGCCTGGTTGCCCTCATTGAATCTGTCGCTTTCCGCCGGTGTAGATAAGTATGCCGACTATACCATGAACGACGTTGGTAATTTCGATACTAACCTTTCGCCCAATATCGGCAAGGATCAGCGCATCCCGGATCCTACGCCGGAATATTTCGCCGGCTTACGGAGCAGTTGGGAAATTGATCTGTGGGGCAAACTGAAAAGCCAGCGTCAGGCCACCTACGCCCGTTTTCTGGCCAGTACACAGGGACGCCGGCTGTTGGCTACACAGGTGGTAGCAGGCGTAACAGGACTATATTACGAATTGCTGGCAATGGATAACGAACTGGCTATTATACAACGCAACATTAAACTGCAGGAAGCAGCAGCAGCTACTGTTCACATACAAAAGGAAGGAGGCAGGGCCACTGAGCTGGCCGTCCAGCAATTCACAGCACAGCTGCTAAGTACACAGGCACTGGAATATGGCGTAAAACAGGAAATCGCATCACTGGAAAACCAGCTGAATGCGATCATGGGAAAACTTCCCCAACCGGTGCTGCGCAGCTCCGTAAAAGATTCACTGTCATTGCCCGATGCCGTAAAGAAAGGCATCCCTGCCAGTCTGCTCCTGCAGCGGCCCGACGTTCAACGCGCAGAGCTGGAACTTACGGCCGCCAAAGCAGATGTTAAGGCTGCCCGGGCCGCCTTCCTGCCTTCGTTCACCATCACGCCCTATGCAGGCTTCAATGCCTTCAAAGCAGGCCTGCTGTTTCAATCGCCTGCTTCTATTGCCTGGGGCGCAGCCGGTAACCTCGTGGCACCCATCTTCAATAAAAAACAATTGAAAGCGCAATACAACATTAGCACCGCCAATGCCTACAGCGCTTTCTATGATTATCAGCAGGCAATCGTAAATGGCTATCAGGAAGTAGCATCTGCTCTGAACAAAGTAGACAACCAGCAATCCACCTACACCCTGAAAAATAAGGAAGTACTGGTATTGCAGCAGGCCGTATCCACTGCCAACATCCTCTTTTCTACAGGCTATGCTAACTACCTGGAAGTGATTACCGCTCAAAAAAATGTACTGGAAGCAGAACTGGCACTCGTCAATACCAGGCGGAATATTTACCAGGGAATGGTTTCGTTGTACAGAGCGCTCGGAGGAATTACGAATTGA
- a CDS encoding prolyl oligopeptidase family serine peptidase: MNYLKAFLFCCLLISGLAATAQDLSQYSYGSFSRHGNVLRYRLLKPLNYNKHKKYPLIIFLHGSGERGTDNNAQLLHGGDMFLRDSIREHYPAFVLFPQCPDGQSWAAMKLQRDTSGKIIRADFPMDEPSTPPTALLNQLLDSLLASGKVDKRKVYIGGLSLGGMGTFYMITKRPELFAAAFPICGAGDVASADRFAKKVAIWIFHGGADPVVPVEASRAYDARLKTLGADEKYTEYPGVGHNSWDNMFVEPGFMGWLFGKIKN, from the coding sequence ATGAATTACCTGAAAGCCTTTCTTTTTTGCTGCCTGCTGATCAGTGGCCTGGCTGCCACTGCACAGGATCTCTCCCAATACAGCTACGGATCATTCAGTCGCCATGGCAATGTACTCCGGTACCGGTTGCTGAAGCCATTGAATTATAATAAGCATAAGAAATATCCACTCATTATTTTCCTGCACGGATCAGGTGAAAGGGGTACCGACAACAACGCCCAGCTGCTGCATGGTGGCGATATGTTCCTGAGAGACAGCATCAGGGAGCATTACCCGGCATTTGTATTATTTCCCCAATGCCCGGATGGGCAATCATGGGCTGCTATGAAGCTGCAGCGCGATACCTCCGGTAAGATCATCCGGGCCGATTTTCCTATGGATGAACCTTCCACTCCGCCTACTGCATTGCTGAATCAGCTGCTCGACAGCCTGCTGGCAAGTGGAAAAGTAGATAAACGAAAAGTTTATATAGGCGGGTTATCGCTTGGAGGTATGGGAACATTTTACATGATCACCAAACGCCCTGAGCTTTTCGCCGCCGCTTTCCCTATCTGCGGTGCAGGAGATGTTGCATCTGCCGACCGCTTCGCTAAAAAAGTAGCTATCTGGATCTTTCACGGTGGCGCTGATCCCGTAGTGCCTGTTGAAGCTTCCCGCGCTTATGATGCCCGGCTTAAAACCCTGGGCGCCGATGAAAAATACACGGAATATCCGGGTGTTGGACATAATAGCTGGGATAATATGTTTGTAGAGCCGGGATTTATGGGGTGGCTGTTTGGTAAAATTAAGAATTAG
- a CDS encoding class I SAM-dependent methyltransferase has protein sequence MSLAQQYNLAGKYLKYYFTSDNRHDVHSPFVFSLIEDVLRDKKQYPAFRDIEALRKQLLHSNETLVVTDLGAGSLISAGNERRVRDITRYAAKQPKFGQFFYRLIQYLQPKRILELGTSMGLSTAYMAKAVPQAKVYTIEGCPNIAARAAKNFEALQLRNISQVTGNFDDVLPEVLKQMQLPDLVYIDGNHRKDPTLAYFRQCLQFADEYSVFIFDDIHWTPDMEAAWHTIQEHPQVTMTIDLFFIGLVFFRKDFRVKQHFTLKY, from the coding sequence GTGAGTTTAGCGCAACAATATAATTTAGCCGGAAAGTACCTGAAGTATTATTTCACATCTGATAACCGTCATGATGTACATTCTCCGTTTGTATTTTCATTGATAGAGGATGTGTTGAGAGATAAGAAACAATATCCGGCCTTCAGGGACATAGAAGCATTGCGCAAACAACTGTTGCATAGTAATGAAACGTTGGTGGTAACCGACCTGGGAGCAGGCTCCCTGATATCGGCCGGTAATGAGCGGAGAGTAAGAGATATTACCCGTTATGCCGCAAAACAGCCCAAATTCGGGCAGTTCTTCTACCGGCTGATACAATACCTTCAACCAAAGCGGATACTTGAATTAGGGACTTCTATGGGGCTTTCTACAGCATATATGGCAAAGGCAGTGCCCCAGGCAAAGGTCTATACCATAGAAGGCTGCCCGAATATTGCTGCCCGTGCTGCCAAAAACTTTGAAGCCCTGCAGCTCCGTAATATTTCCCAGGTGACCGGTAACTTCGATGATGTGCTGCCGGAAGTATTAAAACAAATGCAGTTGCCGGATTTGGTGTATATAGATGGAAATCACCGTAAAGATCCGACGCTGGCGTACTTCAGGCAATGCCTGCAGTTTGCAGACGAATATTCTGTTTTTATATTTGACGACATTCACTGGACCCCTGATATGGAGGCCGCCTGGCATACCATTCAGGAACACCCGCAGGTGACCATGACCATTGATCTCTTTTTCATCGGACTGGTATTTTTCCGTAAAGATTTCAGGGTGAAACAGCATTTTACGCTGAAATACTGA
- a CDS encoding glycosyltransferase family 2 protein, which yields MLNNKKIVVVLPAYNAALTLERTFQEIPFEIVDDVVLVDDASKDETLEVGRKLGIKHLIRHDNNKGYGGNQKSCYNKALELGADIVVMLHPDYQYTPKLILAMCSIIANDVYPVVFGSRILGKGALKGGMPAYKYIFNRFLTLSQNILIGQKLSEYHTGYRVFSAEVLRNINYMANSDDFVFDNEMVSQIFMKGYDIAEVTCPTKYFDEASSINFKRSAIYGMGVLRVSLQHRLHMWGLMKGRIY from the coding sequence ATGCTTAATAACAAAAAGATTGTAGTTGTACTGCCAGCCTACAATGCAGCGCTTACACTGGAAAGAACTTTCCAGGAGATCCCTTTTGAAATAGTTGATGACGTAGTATTGGTGGATGATGCCAGTAAAGATGAAACCCTGGAGGTGGGCCGCAAGCTGGGGATCAAGCACCTGATTCGTCATGATAATAACAAAGGATATGGCGGGAATCAGAAATCCTGTTATAATAAAGCGCTGGAGCTTGGTGCCGACATTGTAGTGATGTTGCACCCCGACTATCAGTACACGCCCAAACTGATCCTGGCTATGTGCAGTATCATTGCAAACGACGTGTATCCGGTGGTGTTTGGATCAAGGATATTGGGCAAGGGAGCATTGAAAGGAGGAATGCCGGCCTATAAGTATATATTTAATCGTTTCTTAACATTAAGCCAGAACATCCTGATAGGGCAGAAGCTGAGTGAATATCATACAGGATACCGTGTTTTCTCTGCAGAAGTATTGCGGAATATCAACTATATGGCTAATAGTGATGATTTTGTATTTGATAACGAAATGGTATCGCAGATTTTCATGAAAGGCTACGATATTGCAGAAGTTACCTGTCCGACCAAATACTTTGATGAAGCTTCCAGTATCAATTTCAAACGTAGTGCTATATACGGAATGGGGGTACTGAGGGTGTCTTTGCAGCACAGGCTGCATATGTGGGGATTGATGAAAGGAAGGATCTATTAA
- a CDS encoding LysR substrate-binding domain-containing protein, with product MTTVQLEYIVAVDTYRSFVVAAEKCFVTQPTLSMQIQKLEDELGIKLFDRSKLPVVPTEIGVSVIAQARIIIKENARIREIIADQKKEVQGNLKVGIIPTLAPYLLPRILTGFMKKYPRVKLEIWEYPTEQIMQQLKQELLDCGLLATPLHNPHLEETPLFYETFVVYTSKTHPLFEKKIVRSEDLDIKDVWLLNEGHCMRNQVLNICKDKFTMGDNKNLEYNTGSVETLKRMVDLNEGYTILPELSLQDLSSRQLNMVRFFKAPEPVREISLVTHRHFIKQALIEAFRKEILIHIPDKMKAQKNRKVVEILTEKITN from the coding sequence ATGACGACAGTTCAATTGGAATACATTGTTGCGGTAGACACCTATAGAAGTTTTGTGGTGGCAGCGGAAAAATGTTTTGTGACACAGCCGACGTTGAGTATGCAGATACAGAAACTGGAAGATGAATTGGGTATTAAGCTGTTTGATCGCAGCAAACTGCCGGTGGTACCTACTGAAATCGGTGTTTCTGTGATAGCCCAGGCGAGGATCATTATCAAGGAAAATGCCCGGATCCGTGAAATAATTGCCGACCAGAAAAAGGAAGTCCAGGGGAACCTGAAAGTAGGTATTATTCCTACCCTGGCGCCATACCTGCTACCGCGTATCCTGACGGGTTTCATGAAGAAATACCCCCGGGTAAAGCTGGAGATATGGGAATATCCTACCGAGCAGATCATGCAACAACTGAAGCAGGAACTGCTGGACTGCGGACTGCTGGCTACTCCCCTTCACAATCCGCACCTGGAGGAAACGCCGCTCTTCTATGAAACATTTGTAGTATATACTTCCAAAACGCATCCGCTGTTCGAAAAAAAGATCGTCAGGTCAGAAGATCTCGACATCAAGGATGTATGGTTGCTCAACGAGGGCCATTGTATGCGTAACCAGGTATTAAATATCTGCAAAGATAAGTTCACCATGGGCGACAATAAAAACCTCGAATACAATACCGGCAGTGTGGAAACATTGAAAAGAATGGTGGATCTGAACGAAGGATACACCATCCTGCCGGAGCTCTCCTTACAGGATCTCTCTTCCCGTCAATTGAACATGGTCCGCTTTTTCAAAGCCCCGGAGCCGGTGCGTGAGATCAGCCTTGTAACACATCGTCACTTTATCAAACAGGCGCTGATAGAAGCGTTCAGGAAAGAAATCCTGATTCACATTCCCGATAAGATGAAAGCGCAGAAGAATCGGAAAGTAGTGGAAATTCTTACAGAGAAAATTACGAATTAG
- a CDS encoding M48 family metallopeptidase: MKKYVLFFTAGLSLAACTRVPITGRSQLTLLPESTMQSMALQQYQSFLSENKVVAQSTSRDAEMVRRVGQRIANAVTRYMTQNNMAAEISSYKWEFNLVDSKEVNAWCMPGGKVVVYTGLLPVTQNETALACVMGHEIAHAIARHGNERMSKGLVMQGIEVAGAVALNKNPTAVNLFNQAFGVGGNLGMLAFSRANELEADHLGVIFMAMAGYNPQEAIPFWQRMANMSNGQKPPEFLSTHPSDATRVQKLQQLMPEAMKYYTPGRS; this comes from the coding sequence ATGAAAAAGTATGTCTTATTCTTTACTGCAGGACTTTCACTGGCTGCCTGTACCCGTGTTCCCATTACAGGTCGTAGTCAGCTAACCCTGCTTCCTGAAAGCACAATGCAGTCGATGGCATTGCAGCAATATCAGAGCTTTCTGAGCGAGAACAAAGTGGTAGCGCAGTCTACCAGCCGGGATGCCGAAATGGTAAGAAGGGTTGGGCAGCGCATTGCCAATGCTGTTACCCGTTATATGACCCAGAATAATATGGCCGCCGAGATTTCCAGCTATAAATGGGAGTTCAATCTGGTAGACAGTAAAGAAGTGAATGCCTGGTGTATGCCGGGTGGTAAAGTAGTAGTATACACTGGTTTGTTGCCGGTTACGCAGAATGAAACTGCCCTGGCTTGTGTGATGGGGCACGAAATTGCGCACGCTATTGCCCGTCATGGTAACGAGCGTATGAGTAAGGGCCTTGTGATGCAGGGTATCGAAGTAGCAGGCGCGGTAGCGCTGAACAAAAACCCGACTGCTGTAAATCTCTTCAACCAGGCTTTCGGTGTAGGTGGTAATCTTGGAATGCTGGCTTTTTCCCGTGCTAACGAACTGGAAGCTGATCACCTTGGTGTAATATTCATGGCAATGGCTGGTTATAACCCACAGGAAGCCATTCCCTTCTGGCAGCGCATGGCTAACATGAGCAATGGCCAGAAACCTCCTGAATTCCTCAGCACGCACCCCAGCGATGCAACCCGTGTGCAGAAGCTGCAGCAGCTGATGCCGGAAGCGATGAAGTATTATACTCCAGGGAGGAGTTAA
- the plsY gene encoding glycerol-3-phosphate 1-O-acyltransferase PlsY, translating into MIEIILLICAYLIGSVPTAVWVSRGVFGMDIREYGSGNAGATNTFRVLGPKAGTFVMVVDMLKGVLAVRLAYLAPYYHDPEHLTQLVNLQIGLGLAAVVGHIFPIWANFKGGKGIATLFGLVLAIQPLVALCCVGVFLMILFLTRYVSLSSIIASIAFPILILYIFNEPEIFYRIFAIAVALMVVLTHQKNITRLLKGVENKVPLFRNKKDKN; encoded by the coding sequence ATGATAGAAATTATATTGCTTATTTGTGCTTATCTGATAGGATCTGTCCCTACCGCTGTCTGGGTAAGTAGAGGTGTTTTTGGTATGGATATCCGGGAGTATGGCAGTGGCAATGCCGGTGCTACCAATACTTTCAGGGTACTTGGACCAAAAGCCGGAACATTTGTGATGGTGGTGGATATGCTGAAGGGTGTTTTAGCAGTACGGTTAGCTTACCTGGCTCCCTATTATCATGATCCTGAGCATCTTACTCAACTTGTAAATCTTCAGATCGGGTTAGGATTGGCAGCTGTGGTAGGACATATTTTCCCTATCTGGGCTAATTTCAAGGGCGGTAAGGGTATCGCTACACTGTTCGGGCTGGTGCTGGCTATTCAACCGCTGGTAGCGCTGTGTTGTGTGGGTGTATTTCTTATGATACTTTTTCTGACCAGGTATGTTTCACTGAGTTCTATCATTGCGAGTATCGCGTTTCCGATATTGATACTATATATTTTTAACGAGCCGGAGATATTTTACCGCATCTTTGCCATTGCTGTAGCGTTGATGGTGGTATTGACCCATCAGAAAAATATCACGCGTTTATTGAAAGGAGTGGAAAATAAAGTACCGTTATTCCGGAACAAAAAAGACAAAAACTAG
- the prmA gene encoding 50S ribosomal protein L11 methyltransferase, with protein sequence MSHIAITIKADAGQAELLIAHLSELGYEGFEEQTDALIAYIPETDFDETVLQETLQPYGVAYTKETIQPVNWNEVWESNFQPVRVDDFCGIRAAFHAPFDPAPVYEIVITPKMAFGTGHHATTSSMIRLMKDLAIEGKRVFDFGTGTGILAILAEMMGAAEVEAIDNDEWAVNNTLENVAANAMNKVKVWQADNLDAITGKYDILLANINYNILLRFMGDMRKLVQPGGKLLLSGILPTDEENITEAAVSQGFVKEKRVEKDNWLALEFVTPVA encoded by the coding sequence ATGTCACACATTGCCATTACTATAAAAGCTGACGCAGGGCAGGCTGAGTTGTTGATTGCACATTTGTCGGAGTTAGGTTATGAAGGCTTCGAGGAGCAGACAGACGCACTGATCGCTTACATTCCCGAAACAGATTTTGATGAAACCGTGCTGCAGGAAACATTGCAGCCTTACGGTGTTGCCTATACGAAAGAAACTATTCAACCAGTGAACTGGAATGAGGTGTGGGAAAGTAATTTTCAGCCGGTGCGGGTAGATGATTTCTGCGGAATCAGGGCGGCGTTCCATGCTCCGTTTGATCCGGCGCCTGTGTATGAGATTGTGATCACGCCCAAGATGGCGTTTGGTACCGGGCATCATGCCACCACTTCTTCCATGATCAGGCTGATGAAAGACCTCGCTATTGAAGGCAAACGGGTATTTGATTTTGGCACCGGAACCGGTATCCTGGCCATCCTTGCGGAAATGATGGGAGCTGCCGAAGTAGAAGCGATCGATAATGATGAATGGGCGGTGAATAACACGCTGGAGAATGTGGCTGCCAATGCAATGAATAAGGTAAAAGTCTGGCAGGCGGATAATCTTGATGCTATTACCGGAAAATACGATATCTTGCTGGCGAATATTAATTACAACATTCTGCTCCGGTTTATGGGAGATATGCGGAAGCTGGTACAACCCGGCGGGAAGCTTTTATTAAGCGGCATACTTCCAACAGATGAGGAAAATATCACAGAAGCGGCTGTTTCTCAGGGCTTTGTGAAAGAAAAACGAGTGGAAAAAGACAACTGGCTGGCATTGGAGTTTGTAACACCTGTAGCGTAA
- a CDS encoding polyribonucleotide nucleotidyltransferase, translated as MNLTPISVKFDIGDGRMVTIETGKLARQADGAVTVRLGNAILLATVVANKEPKPGQSFFPLTVDYQEKFASAGRIPGSFFKREGRLSDYEVLISRLIDRALRPLFPDNYLCEVQVLVTLISSDPEVMPDALACLAASAALAVSDVPIQEIISEVRVARIEGKYVINPNRSDLAKADMDFIIGATDKNIMMVEGESKECQEEDLIQAIEAAHAAIKVQVKAQEELRDLKGVKGKREFALPHHNEELEAKVAAFAKDKIYQVAKSASAKHDRAEAFAKISEELKEHLGELPEEDQPLVGEYFHALEKEVIRNMILDESVRLDGRSLEQVRPLAMETDILPSPHGSALFTRGETQSLTTVTLGTPEDELLIESAAVSNYSKFILHYNFPPFSTGEVKMMRGPGRREVGHGNLAMRSLKQMMPGSDYAYTVRVVSDILESNGSSSMATVCAGSLALMDAGVPIPKHVSGVAMGLISRAADGKWAVLTDILGDEDHLGDMDFKVTGTRDGIVGIQMDIKVDGLSMDVMRSALAQARKGRLHIIEAMYEAVPAARPEPKPHAPRMEKIIIDREFIGAVIGPGGKVIQEIQRETGTTINIEEVGETGEVSIFSAQKDGLDRAVAWVKGIIAVPEVGEVYDSVVKSIMPYGAFVEFMPGKQGLLHISEVSWKRLETMEGVLSEGEKVKVKLTGTDPKTGKFKLSRKVLMPKPEGYVEREDRGERGDRGDFRDRGDRGDRRGGHRDDRRGGGDRRDFNRGDRGDRRSGGDNSSQNAGPEKPQEPMFDE; from the coding sequence ATGAATCTGACACCTATTTCAGTGAAGTTCGATATAGGAGACGGTCGGATGGTGACCATCGAAACAGGCAAATTGGCCCGCCAGGCCGATGGTGCTGTTACGGTGCGTTTAGGGAATGCGATTTTGCTGGCCACCGTGGTAGCAAATAAAGAACCCAAACCAGGCCAGTCTTTCTTCCCCCTTACAGTTGACTACCAGGAAAAATTTGCTTCTGCCGGACGTATTCCAGGCTCCTTCTTCAAACGCGAGGGCCGGTTATCTGACTACGAAGTGCTGATCTCCCGCCTGATTGATCGTGCGCTGCGTCCGCTGTTCCCCGATAACTATTTATGCGAAGTACAGGTGCTGGTTACCCTGATCTCTTCTGATCCGGAGGTAATGCCTGATGCTTTAGCCTGCCTGGCAGCATCCGCTGCACTGGCAGTATCCGATGTACCTATCCAGGAAATTATTTCTGAGGTTCGTGTTGCCCGCATCGAAGGCAAGTATGTGATTAACCCTAACCGCTCTGACCTCGCCAAAGCCGATATGGATTTCATCATTGGTGCTACCGACAAGAACATCATGATGGTGGAAGGCGAAAGTAAAGAGTGCCAGGAAGAAGACCTGATCCAGGCTATTGAAGCGGCACATGCTGCTATCAAGGTGCAGGTAAAAGCACAGGAAGAACTGCGTGATCTGAAAGGTGTGAAGGGCAAACGTGAATTTGCTTTACCTCACCACAACGAAGAATTAGAGGCGAAAGTAGCTGCTTTCGCGAAAGATAAAATTTACCAGGTTGCTAAATCTGCCTCTGCCAAGCACGATCGTGCTGAAGCTTTTGCGAAGATTTCAGAAGAACTGAAAGAGCACCTGGGCGAATTGCCGGAAGAAGACCAGCCACTGGTAGGAGAATACTTCCATGCACTGGAGAAAGAGGTAATACGCAACATGATCCTCGACGAATCTGTTCGCCTCGATGGTCGTAGCCTCGAGCAGGTACGTCCGCTGGCAATGGAAACAGATATACTGCCTTCCCCGCATGGATCTGCACTGTTCACCCGTGGTGAAACACAGTCACTGACCACTGTTACACTCGGTACTCCGGAAGATGAACTGCTGATCGAGAGTGCTGCTGTTTCTAATTATTCTAAATTTATCCTTCACTATAACTTCCCTCCGTTCTCTACCGGTGAAGTGAAAATGATGCGCGGCCCCGGCCGTCGTGAAGTTGGTCACGGTAACCTGGCGATGCGTTCCCTGAAGCAGATGATGCCGGGTAGCGATTACGCCTATACGGTAAGGGTGGTATCCGATATCCTCGAATCAAACGGTTCTTCCTCTATGGCTACCGTTTGCGCCGGCTCCCTCGCCCTGATGGATGCTGGTGTTCCTATTCCTAAGCACGTTTCCGGTGTGGCAATGGGCCTGATTTCCCGTGCTGCTGATGGAAAATGGGCGGTGTTAACTGACATCCTGGGAGATGAGGATCACCTCGGTGATATGGACTTTAAAGTAACAGGTACCCGTGATGGTATCGTAGGTATCCAGATGGATATTAAAGTAGATGGTCTGAGTATGGATGTAATGCGCTCTGCGCTGGCTCAAGCCCGCAAAGGCCGCCTGCATATCATTGAGGCCATGTACGAAGCCGTACCTGCTGCCCGTCCTGAACCTAAACCACATGCTCCACGCATGGAGAAGATCATCATCGATCGCGAATTTATTGGTGCAGTGATTGGACCCGGTGGAAAGGTGATACAGGAAATCCAACGCGAAACCGGTACTACTATCAATATCGAAGAAGTAGGCGAAACCGGCGAAGTGAGCATCTTCTCTGCACAGAAAGATGGTCTGGACAGAGCTGTTGCCTGGGTTAAAGGAATTATTGCCGTGCCTGAAGTAGGCGAGGTGTACGACTCCGTAGTAAAATCAATCATGCCTTATGGTGCTTTCGTAGAGTTCATGCCTGGTAAACAAGGCCTGCTTCACATCTCTGAAGTTTCCTGGAAACGCCTGGAAACAATGGAAGGTGTACTCAGCGAAGGTGAAAAAGTAAAAGTGAAACTCACCGGTACAGATCCTAAAACCGGTAAGTTCAAACTTAGCCGCAAAGTGCTGATGCCTAAACCCGAAGGATACGTAGAACGCGAAGACCGTGGAGAGCGTGGCGACAGAGGCGATTTCCGTGATCGCGGAGATCGTGGCGACAGACGCGGTGGTCATCGTGACGACAGACGCGGTGGTGGCGACAGGCGCGATTTCAATCGTGGCGACAGAGGCGACAGACGCAGCGGTGGAGATAATTCTTCTCAGAACGCCGGTCCTGAAAAGCCACAGGAGCCAATGTTCGACGAATAA
- the rpsO gene encoding 30S ribosomal protein S15, with translation MSYLTVEKKANIFKEFGGSEKNTGSVEAQIALLTERINSISSHLKENKKDFSTHRGLMKMVGQRKRLLSYLSKTNLSGYRALIEKLGIRK, from the coding sequence ATGTCTTACTTAACTGTTGAAAAGAAAGCCAATATTTTTAAAGAATTTGGCGGAAGTGAAAAAAATACCGGCTCTGTGGAAGCACAAATCGCACTGCTGACTGAGCGTATCAACAGCATTTCCAGTCACCTGAAAGAAAACAAGAAAGATTTTTCTACCCACCGTGGTCTGATGAAAATGGTTGGTCAGAGGAAGCGCCTGCTTTCTTACTTATCTAAAACTAATCTCTCCGGCTATCGTGCCCTGATCGAGAAATTAGGTATCAGAAAGTAA
- a CDS encoding ATP-binding cassette domain-containing protein yields MTSEQPIIQLTNASIYQGSSLILSDVNITVNKGEFVYLIGRTGTGKSSLLKTLYGDLPLKDGTGQVVGFDLKKMDWKKVPYLRRNLGVVFQDFQLLTDRNVHDNLKFALRATGWQDPKEMESKITDVLEKVGLGTKGFKMPYELSGGEQQRVDIARAMLNSPKLILADEPTGNLDPETSDGIMQLLFRICREGTAIVMATHDYIVLQKFPSRVLRTENGRVTDNAAVNFSS; encoded by the coding sequence ATGACGTCTGAACAACCAATCATCCAATTAACCAATGCCAGTATATACCAGGGGAGTTCGCTGATATTATCTGATGTGAATATCACGGTGAATAAAGGAGAATTTGTGTACCTCATTGGCAGAACCGGAACCGGTAAATCCAGTTTGCTGAAGACTTTATACGGAGATCTGCCGTTGAAAGATGGTACTGGTCAGGTTGTGGGGTTTGATTTAAAAAAGATGGATTGGAAAAAAGTACCTTACCTTCGCCGGAATCTGGGGGTAGTGTTCCAGGATTTCCAGTTATTGACCGACCGCAATGTGCACGATAACCTGAAATTCGCGCTTCGTGCTACCGGCTGGCAGGACCCCAAGGAAATGGAGAGTAAGATAACAGATGTGCTGGAGAAAGTAGGGCTGGGTACCAAAGGTTTTAAAATGCCATATGAATTATCAGGCGGTGAGCAGCAGCGTGTGGATATTGCCCGGGCGATGCTCAACTCTCCCAAATTAATTCTGGCAGATGAGCCAACCGGTAACCTTGATCCTGAAACGTCAGACGGCATCATGCAGCTCCTGTTCCGTATCTGCCGCGAAGGTACCGCTATAGTAATGGCTACCCACGATTATATTGTACTACAGAAATTCCCGTCCAGGGTCCTTCGTACCGAAAACGGACGGGTAACAGATAACGCCGCTGTGAATTTTTCTTCTTAA